From Callithrix jacchus isolate 240 chromosome 15, calJac240_pri, whole genome shotgun sequence, one genomic window encodes:
- the FSTL1 gene encoding follistatin-related protein 1 isoform X1 yields MWKRWLALALVAVAWVRAEEELRSKSKICANVFCGAGRECAVTEKGEPTCLCIEQCKPHKRPVCGSNGKTYLNHCELHRDACLTGSKIQVDYDGHCKEKKSVSPSASPVVCYQSNRDELRRRIIQWLEAEIIPDGWFSKGSNYSEILDKYFKNFDNGDSRLDSSEFLKFVEQNETAINITTYPDQENNKLLRGLCVDALIELSDENADWKLSFQEFLKCLNPSFNPPEKKCALEDEMYADGAETEVDCNRCVCACGNWVCTAMTCDGKNQKGAQTQTEEEMARYIQELQKHQETAEKTKRVSTKEI; encoded by the exons GAAGAGCTGAGGAGCAAATCCAAGATCTGTGCCAATGTGTTTTGTGGAGCTGGCCGGGAATGCGCAGTCACAGAGAAAGGAGAGCCCACCTGTCTCTGCATCGAG CAATGCAAACCTCACAAGAGGCCTGTGTGTGGCAGTAACGGCAAGACCTACCTGAACCACTGTGAACTGCATCGAGACGCCTGCCTTACTGGATCCAAAATCCAGGTTGATTACGATGGACACTGCAAAG AGAAGAAATCTGTAAGTCCATCTGCCAGCCCAG TTGTTTGCTATCAGTCCAACCGTGATGAGCTCCGACGTCGCATCATCCAGTGGCTGGAAGCTGAAATCATTCCAGATGGCTGGTTCTCTAAAGGCAGCAACTACAGTGAAATCCTAGACAAGTATTTTAAG AACTTTGATAATGGTGACTCTCGCCTGGACTCTAGCGAATTCCTGAAGTTTGTGGAACAGAATGAAACTGCCATCAATATCACCACGTATCCAGACCAGGAGAACAACAAACTGCTTAG AGGACTCTGTGTTGATGCTCTCATTGAACTGTCTGATGAAAATGCTGATTGGAAACTCAGCTTCCAAGAATTTCTCAAGTGTCTCAACCCATCTTTCAACCCTCCTGAGAAGA AATGTGCCCTGGAGGATGAAATGTATGCAGATGGAGCTGAAACCGAGGTGGACTGTAACcgctgtgtctgtgcctgtggaAACTGGGTCTGTACAGCCATGACCTGTGATG GAAAGAATCAGAAGGGGGCCCAGACCCAGACAGAGGAGGAGATGGCCAGATACATCCAGGAGCTCCAAAAGCATCAG GAAACGGCTGAAAAAACCAAGAGAGTGAGCACCAAAGAAATCTAA
- the FSTL1 gene encoding follistatin-related protein 1 isoform X2, whose product MRLLKEELRSKSKICANVFCGAGRECAVTEKGEPTCLCIEQCKPHKRPVCGSNGKTYLNHCELHRDACLTGSKIQVDYDGHCKEKKSVSPSASPVVCYQSNRDELRRRIIQWLEAEIIPDGWFSKGSNYSEILDKYFKNFDNGDSRLDSSEFLKFVEQNETAINITTYPDQENNKLLRGLCVDALIELSDENADWKLSFQEFLKCLNPSFNPPEKKCALEDEMYADGAETEVDCNRCVCACGNWVCTAMTCDGKNQKGAQTQTEEEMARYIQELQKHQETAEKTKRVSTKEI is encoded by the exons GAAGAGCTGAGGAGCAAATCCAAGATCTGTGCCAATGTGTTTTGTGGAGCTGGCCGGGAATGCGCAGTCACAGAGAAAGGAGAGCCCACCTGTCTCTGCATCGAG CAATGCAAACCTCACAAGAGGCCTGTGTGTGGCAGTAACGGCAAGACCTACCTGAACCACTGTGAACTGCATCGAGACGCCTGCCTTACTGGATCCAAAATCCAGGTTGATTACGATGGACACTGCAAAG AGAAGAAATCTGTAAGTCCATCTGCCAGCCCAG TTGTTTGCTATCAGTCCAACCGTGATGAGCTCCGACGTCGCATCATCCAGTGGCTGGAAGCTGAAATCATTCCAGATGGCTGGTTCTCTAAAGGCAGCAACTACAGTGAAATCCTAGACAAGTATTTTAAG AACTTTGATAATGGTGACTCTCGCCTGGACTCTAGCGAATTCCTGAAGTTTGTGGAACAGAATGAAACTGCCATCAATATCACCACGTATCCAGACCAGGAGAACAACAAACTGCTTAG AGGACTCTGTGTTGATGCTCTCATTGAACTGTCTGATGAAAATGCTGATTGGAAACTCAGCTTCCAAGAATTTCTCAAGTGTCTCAACCCATCTTTCAACCCTCCTGAGAAGA AATGTGCCCTGGAGGATGAAATGTATGCAGATGGAGCTGAAACCGAGGTGGACTGTAACcgctgtgtctgtgcctgtggaAACTGGGTCTGTACAGCCATGACCTGTGATG GAAAGAATCAGAAGGGGGCCCAGACCCAGACAGAGGAGGAGATGGCCAGATACATCCAGGAGCTCCAAAAGCATCAG GAAACGGCTGAAAAAACCAAGAGAGTGAGCACCAAAGAAATCTAA